One Thermus thermamylovorans genomic window, CTTGGGAAGGAAGAAGGAAAGCCATAGGCCCTCGGGAACCTCCTCCACGCTCCACCCCTGCAGGGGAATCCGTATGGGCCGCCTGGCCCCCCGCCTGAGGGCGAAGTCCGCACGCCTGAGGCCGTAGCGGGCCAGGATCTCGTCCTCCAGGGCCCGGGCCTCCCCCTGGGCCTCGGGGTATTTCTTGCCGAAGAGGGGTCCTGTGGCGCTGATCTCCAGGCGCAAGGCCCTTTCCGCCTCCTCGGGGCGCTCCACCAGGAACTCCCCGCCGGTGGCGTGCTTCTTGGCCCAGTCCCCGGGGATGACCCGGTCGTAGAGGCCCCGCTCCATCCTAAGGGCTACCCAGTCGTTGAAGAGGAGGCTCTGCAGGCTTCCAATCAGGAAGCGCTTGAGCCAGGGGCTGCCCCGGCCCTTGCCCCCCTTCACCAGCTGGTAGCCCCGCACCGGGTTCTGCCCCCCAAGGCCAAAGCGCTGGGGGCCGTAATAGTTGGGGATGCCCTTGGCCTCGAGGGTCTTCAGGATGGCCCGGGCCTGTTCCACGCCGCGAGCCCCGCGAATGAGAATGCGGAAGCGGTTTCCCTTGAGGTGCCCCGTGCGCAGCTTGTTGGTGTGCAGGTTGGCCTCCAGAAGCCGGGTTCCCTTAAGGTTTTCCAGCAAGCAGAGGGCATCCTCGTGTTTGCGGGGGATGGAGAACCACTGCCGGGTTTGGGCGCGCTTATCCTTAAGCCCCGCCACCCCGATCTCCTTTTCCGGGACCCCCACCTCGTCCCGCAGGAACTCCACCACCTGGCGCGTGGTTAGGCCTTCCTTCTCCAGGAGGAAGTAGAGGTGTTCCCCTTCCCCGCTGGGCAGGTAGGCGGGCACCTCCTCCACCTGGAAGTCCTCCGGGCGGAGGCGGATGCTCCCCCCCACCCCGGGGAGGTCCGCGGTGAGAAAGGGGTAGCGCTCGGGGCGAAAGA contains:
- the truD gene encoding tRNA pseudouridine(13) synthase TruD translates to MDLVFRPERYPFLTADLPGVGGSIRLRPEDFQVEEVPAYLPSGEGEHLYFLLEKEGLTTRQVVEFLRDEVGVPEKEIGVAGLKDKRAQTRQWFSIPRKHEDALCLLENLKGTRLLEANLHTNKLRTGHLKGNRFRILIRGARGVEQARAILKTLEAKGIPNYYGPQRFGLGGQNPVRGYQLVKGGKGRGSPWLKRFLIGSLQSLLFNDWVALRMERGLYDRVIPGDWAKKHATGGEFLVERPEEAERALRLEISATGPLFGKKYPEAQGEARALEDEILARYGLRRADFALRRGARRPIRIPLQGWSVEEVPEGLWLSFFLPKGAYATGLLREVMKVEVDAPEEEEAPGVG